The Salminus brasiliensis chromosome 22, fSalBra1.hap2, whole genome shotgun sequence genomic interval AAAGTCTGGCTGactaattataaattattattaattataaatgttTAGACGAGAATTACTCAGATTTTGTCCCTGTAGTGTTGGCTCTATAGCCTACTTGCTAAGCTATTTTGCTAGATTAGCcacaaatacaccaagcatcaGACAGCCCAGTGAGCTACTGACAGGAGTGTTAATGATAAAAACTGTCGGAGAGAGTGAagtcgagcgactggtgttggagTAACAGAAAGAAGAAATGAGACCACATATGAGACTGCGAGGTTCTGCCATATTTGGACAAGTACCCAACTACTTAGGCTGAGAGAAGATAGCTAGCAGGTTAAACACAAGAGCACAGACCATGTTCCCACTAACCACACATTTAAGAAGATAAAACCTCacatctgagagcacaaagtccagtgaatggtcttaggagtgttttcaacTGTTTTCTTAGGCATATTTAATAGACAGGTTCATCTGGGTCTGTTTGCTCTCGCTTTTAATCGAACTCAGCACATCGCTAAACTCACAATTACAGTGAGTAATAAGTACTACAAACTTACCAAGGAACTGTAGTACACCACTAAAGCCTCGGTAGATCCAGTCAAATATAAAGGACATTGTGGGTTGTGTCTCCTGCAAGAAATAAAAGTCATTTGCAAAAAGGAATCCCACAAGAGTAATAAAAGTGATCAGGCAGAAGAGAACTGCTTCAGAAAAACGATTTAATTAACTGCACACGGTGTTCAGTATTATGCTCACTTAACCATTTAAAGAAATATTCAATTAAGACAAATCAAATTAATGTGATTCATCACCTCAGTCAAGGCACGTTTGGCATCTGAGACGTGTGCTTCTTTAAATTACAACGAAGATGCTCGGCTCATGTTGCTAACCATCACTGGACTTAAACAGTGACAAATCTTATCTTTTGTAAATACAGTCCATAATTTTACTTAATTTTCTCCCAAAATCATCTACATTGTAAACAAGTCTGTTTTAATGATTTAGTAAAATGACATAGATCTTCTCTAAACCTTAATGCTAAAATATACCTGCATTATATCCTTTTAGTACTGTGTCACTTTCAAGCTGGACCACAATCTGCAAatgatatacacacatacagtggtTCAACTATGTGGAGGTATACTTATGTTTTTATACACTAAAGTAAGTCATATCGTGTTTAAAACTACATCTCTGTGtgaaacaaaagaaaatcaatgcgtTTGAGCTGGTTGAGAGATGTTTTAAACCTGTATTTACAGAGACTAGATTGATGATCAGCATGAGCCTAAGCTTTCCTGTGCTTAAACAAAAGAAGCAAacgtcagacaccaaacatgtcttggttgatcACTGCACATGGGGTCAGTgattaattacaattatttgATTTTTCACTAAACTATTTCTTTAAGCTTCACCTTTGTGTCATGATGCCTTTGGGAAACCCAGCCCTGTTCTGTAAGACCTGTACGGTCATGCCTATTTGTAATATGTGTAGAACATTTGTAGAGTAAAATCAAGCCATTTTAGACATAAAACACTAAAATCAGAACCGTGATCTTAAAATCTAAAATTGCATTGTACCTGACAACAGGTGTACAGTTGCACCTGcagacagcagtgtttacagCGGCAAATGATAAAGGCTTCAAGGCTCTAATAGGCTCTGTAGCTCTCAGCAGCTTCTCACTAAAGCTGGTGTGTTTGATGACAGGTCACTTAGATTTCATCCGAACAGGATCATTAGAATAGCAGCAGCTGTTGTCCGCAGCACTGACCTCTCCCAAGCAAATACGAGAAGACTATATATACTagctatacatgcacacacctgTCAATCTTGAGGCTTTTCCAGGGATTCTCCCATATTTTACCCTCTTACCTTCACTCACGTGAATATTAAATCCTGTAATTATATCCCGTAGATCCCCCGTAGTTTTAAATGTACAGCTGGCTTTCGTTTACTACACTCTCCTATAGTGGACGTATGTGGAACATTAGCTGTAACGTCTAACAAGAAATCCTTCAATTAAACGGTATCTGCCAATAGACTGTCTGTCACGTTTAGCCAGATATCTAATTCTGACTACCAACTTGCAGTCACTTACTTAATAATGTAGTAGTCAGCTACTAACCCACTCCTTACACTGATATTTTAAGCAAGTAGTGCTAGTTTCCTCTGGGCGGTTTCAGGATTCACTGTGTGGACGATGGTAGGAGTGGTGGGACGGCCCAGGGCGTTTTTCCAACCCCCCACTGCTGAGAGATGTGCACATGCAGTATTTGTCTGGAGAACTGTCACGTTAAATAAACTAAAGTGCCAAACTGTCGAGACACCCCCTAAGAAAAGCTGTCAGCTAACTTGTCTTAGCCAGCGAGTTTTTCATTAGcgacagttagctagctagcgtccATTCCCCTACAGCTGCGAgctggctcagcggttagactCTCGGCTCATCCCGGGACTGCAGAACTAACACATTACACCGTTTTGACTAATATAGCTGGCTAGTTCTAGCTAGGTTTGTACAATGCCCTCCTACACAGGCAGCTATTTTACGGTTTAATCCGAGGCCTCGGCCTCCGTTATCCTGTTAGCTGCCATCAATAGCTGGTTAGCCAGGGaggctagttagctagctaacgttactgCTCTCCGGTTCGTTCTCAGAATTCAACACAGCAGTATTTTATGTGCCCTCACCTTTTTATGTGCACAACAACTGCTTCACCGGGTGTCACGGTGTCCTCGGCTGAGTTGTGGTGGCTGTTAATGTCTTCTGTACTGCAGAAATTACCCGTTAGCTCACTCGCTAACGGCGCCGCTGAGAGGAGACGGCGTCCGTGGCAACCATAGACAGCGGCGACGATCGATTCCTTGATGAATCGTTCTTTTTGAATGACTCGTTTAAGTGATTCAGACAAATCGACACACCATCACGAAGGTACCGTCATACATTATAAAACTTAAACCATAACTTAAAACCTAAACTATAAAAGTGGGAGTCATAAAGTGTGTGTTCTTTTTACATTGCAACTAGTAAACAATGGTAAAAACACGCCCTTTTGTTACTACGCTGGTTAGCTACATTGGTATCATTAGGATGATGAATTGTAAACGTGGTGAAGCAGTCACAGGAAGGGGACATGTCTGCCTCAAAAAATGTTGTTGGGGCAGATAGTAGGGTAGGTCTAATGGTTAGATATTCGCTTTAATTTTAATAGATTAAAATGAAACGTTCAATCCGACGTACGAGTCATCAAAACGTTCAATCCGACGTACGAGTCATCAAAACGGACATTTCAAAAGAGTCGGTTCTTCGAAGTGAGTAGTCCGATCTGCGCTTCTTCTCCTCGGTGAAGTGAAAAGGTGAAGCGCTTCAGCGCCGCGTGCTGTATGATAACAAAACTGGCTTGTCCATCAAAGCACCTTTTTCTGACTTTTTACGTTGTAAATATGATGTCTGATCCTGTTTCTCTTGTTCCTCATCATCCTAATACCTCTTTACTGTATATGATGGTGATAATTATTGTAAAGCAATCAATGTTGAACTTTGCTGCTCATTTTACAGCCTGAAACATATGGCACTGCATCTTTGTGGTGTCTATgatgtttttcattttggaCTATCAGATCTCAGATCTCAAGTTCTACCACCTAAGTAGCTTTCTAATTCACCTCTAACATATGTAGAGTTATATGTGTATTCATTAGGCGCTGAAAGACTGTGCATGTCTAGAGTCTCTTTCAGACATATAACTAGTCTAAATAGTCATATAACTAGTCCAAATAGTCATATAACTAGTCCAAATAGTCATATAACTAGTCTAAATAGTCATATAACTGGTCCAAATAGTCATATAACTAGTCTAAATAGTCATATAACTAGTCCAAATAGTCATATAACTAGTCTAAATGTCAGAGAAcactattcatttatttatagtcCAATCAAACAGCCTTTAAGTACAAGTTATTCATGTTTAAGATACATTTGAGGAAATTGATAAAAGATAATCCTCTTGCACAGAGAATgcaaaagtcaaaggaaaataaagtaaGGTGTTTTTGTTAGATTCCTCCGCTGTGAGATGACAACTCAACACGGTGGGTCTAAAAAGATGTGGAACagatcaagaagctcttactgagaaaaagAAATCTCTGCAGATTTCTGTAAAACAAATATAAGTTGTGACAGATGTAAAGGATGGCCACTTCATATGTGTCAAACATTCTGTATCattttctaataaatacattaataacaataattcgTTTTTTTTCTGGCCctaaaaaatgaataactggAATGTAATAGTTACTTTGACTGAGGATTAAATGAACAGAGGGAAGTCTGCAACGTTTGCGCAGTGCTGTTACAGTGATAAAGCCATACACAACTACAGTTTCATACATGGCAGAAAACTTTATTCACATCTGATACACAAGTCCAAACCTCTTCAGTCCTTGCAGAGCACGGTTATGGTTATTAACTGAACTGAGTAGAGTTCCTGATCATCTTCTGTCAGACATAAGCCATTTCTTCAGTCAATTAAGCAAATGTATGTGTCCGTAAATGTGGCTGCGTTGTTTCAAATGGGTCGGAAAGCAATAACTACAGCTTCAGTACATTAAGCATATTGGCAGGATTAGCTAAATGAAGCCTAAATCATTTGTTAATCTGTCACCCACAGCTCCTTGATGGCTACTTGCTGTAGTAGTACCATTTATCAGCTGAAAAGACAGacaagaataaaaatatataatcattaaataaaaaaatcttggaattaatctatTAGTGTAATGTATTTTTGAGAATGGAGTACCATAACCATGCAGGGCCATTGTGTTGACTACTGCAGTATGCACTGTCTGTAAAATAACAACTGCAGAGACTGCCCAGGTTTTGATGGTTGTATAAAGATGACCTACCTGAGCTCGGGATAGGTTCTGCATCACCATACGCACTTGCCTGATGGGAAAATGTAGATAATGGATCAATGTTCATAGAAGCTACTAGAGACATTTCAGGGATTTGTATATTCTTTATGAATTTCACTATTCTGAAATCTAGTCATCTGGGTAAATTTTCTCTGCTATTGCTTTGCTGTTAAGAGATGAGGAAAATGAGCTCATGGTAAATCTCTTTTGCGTCTGAATGTAGCTTTGCTAAACAGAGCTGAAAGCACTCACTGAGTCCACGATGCCTTTGGCGTCGTCGCTGGAGCAGATGAATGGGCTATCTGTGACGCAGGTGTTCATGCTGGAGGAGATAATAAGAATAAAGCAGAAACAGTGACAACCACAATCTTCCAACACAGTTCATCCATTACACCTTTAAACAAAATGCAATATGAGACAAAGAGAACCTTAACTCACCTAACCTAACACCCAcacttttataattattttattatttatgtatttatttattttaagtcatcaacacataaaacactcaaaaaTCAATTCTCTAATCTTGTTGATACAGCATGTCAATTGAATGTACATTCATTTAGTACCTTTGTGGGACAGTGTGGGACAATAtggctacgttcacacagcaggtaggAATTCTTGTGACTTTTATGTcgaggagaagggaaaatgaatgacagcagtgagggaggttttcagcTTTAACATATTTGGGGTGATGTTTCTTCAAACGAAATTAGAATGCACATATCACAACCGCTCCATGTTTCAATACAGTTCTAAAGAAATGGCCAAACGTGGCCACAGGAGGGCGCTgtcaaaggaaaataaaaaactaaaagggaagtttaaagaaaccaagCATGCAACCCAAAAAAGTGACCTATGAGTAATATGTCTTTTTTTACAGCGCGCTTGAACACATTCTCTGTGATCATCCCATGCAGGCACTGGAACTCCACAATAGCTCCTTGGAAGCTGGCGAAGATGAAACTGAAGCCTTACTTGAGGCATTGCTCTTTTGCACATGTGCGtcagtttaggagcatgaactgttCAGACGAACGTCAGATATAGGTCACATTACAAATATCGTGTGAACAGCCTAAAACAAAACATCGTATTTGGTGGATTTATgacactttacctgctgtgtgaacttTGCTTATTTCCCAGGGCATATTAAATACTGGCTGATTCACAATAATGAGAAGATAATTACCAGTTGAGCTCCCCTGCTTCAGTCTTTTTCGATATTAGAGCTTGCCAGTATCCATGGGTGTCTTTTACAGTCTTAATGGCAAAGTCCTGGAGATGAACAGAGATCCTTATGTGACAAATAGCTTCCACAAACTGAATTGTGGAATGTTAAATGAATCAAGTTAATGAGTTAATTGTTCATTTTAAGCAAAGCAATGATGAATATTCTACAAAACCTCAATACTGAGTCATCCCAATTCTGCCTCAAATTACCCTGTTCTTGAATTCCCCATTAAAAGCGAACTGGTTCTCTGGTTTGCCATCTGGTACTTTGTACATTCTGAACCAGTCCACTGTGGCTTCCAGATAGCCTGGTTTCAGCCTCCTCACATCATCAATATCTGTTGAAACACAGCACATCCACCAGTGAGCTGGAAACAGTTCTGGATCAGTGCAGAGTGAAGTTTCTCACTCACCGTTAAAGTCTTCAGCCTCAGGGTCTTCAACATTAATGACAATGACTTTCCAGTCTGTTTCCCCCTCGTCTATCAGTGCCAGCGTCCCCAGCACTTTCACACGAATGACTTCTCCACGAGTGCACACCTGCATAGAGTCAGAAATGAGGAGGAGGCATTTAAAGCCAGAATGACTCGAGCATCTGCTCTAAAATAAATTACCCAACACTGAACGTCAAATGTCATGCCCATCACAGCTTAATTTACGCCCTTCTGAGTCTCTCTCCTTCAAAAGCAAATGAGTCACTGTTGTGTGGGAGTTAAAATGTGTTCAGGAATTCAAACACAGTACTTTTTGTCTGTGGAACTGATACTGATGCCCAGAGGCTCTTTTTACCTGCTTGTGGGCCCTGGGGCTACAGATGGTTGTGGGCCTGTGGGTCTACCTGAAATCTATATAACCATAATACCCCAACAAGAATCCTATTCCAACTGATGTGGAGTAAAAGCACTCCGCACTACACGTTGTGATCAGCATCGATTGGGCACTGACTTTCTCTGCTTATCACTCATACTACCTattactgccttattttaaaTCCAGACAGTGTACCACAAAAAGTCACAGTAGGTCAGATGTACTTTGAAATTTTCTCCAAGATAATTATGACCAAGCCCAGGAGGCAAATAGCCAACTAGGGATTAAGAAATACAAACccaatcagtgtgtgtgtgtg includes:
- the ppa1a gene encoding inorganic pyrophosphatase 2, mitochondrial; this encodes MSFTIEEKGKPNTQDYRVYFKNSDGKYISPFHDIPLYADEDKNIFHAVVEVPRWTNAKMEIATKDPLNPLKQDIKKGNLRYVCNVFPHKGYIWNYGAIPQTWEDPGHKDGDTGCCGDNDPIDICDIGNKVCTRGEVIRVKVLGTLALIDEGETDWKVIVINVEDPEAEDFNDIDDVRRLKPGYLEATVDWFRMYKVPDGKPENQFAFNGEFKNRDFAIKTVKDTHGYWQALISKKTEAGELNCMNTCVTDSPFICSSDDAKGIVDSASAYGDAEPIPSSADKWYYYSK